ATCGATGAAAAAACGTAAGTATCTGTAAAAAAACAGGATACAGATTTTTTCCCCAAGAAAAAGGAGTCGGAGAAAACCTACAAAAATGTAATCGCAAAACACTGATTAAACATTTTTGTATTTTTCTGCCGACTCCAAACGTCCCCGGAGTCTTTCAGCCGATCGCCGCCGACCCTTTTTCACCGGTTCGGATGCGAATGCATTCGGCCAAATCGAGAATAAAGATTTTGCCGTCCCCGATTTCGCCGGTCCGTGCGGCGGAAATAATCGCATTCACCGTGCGGTCTACAAAATTGTCATTGACGGCAATCTCCAGACGAATCTTTTTGAGCAGATTGACCTCGAATTTGATGCCGCGATAACTTTCCTGATAGCCCATCTGGGCTCCGCAGCCGAGTGAATTGGTCACACTCATCTTGCCGACTTCGGCCTGAACGAGGGCTTTTTTGACCTCTTCCAGTTTATGAGGCTGGATGTACGCAATAATCAGTTTCATAGGCATACTCCTTAAGAAAAAGGAACTCCGAATTACATGGTGCTGAAAATCTGGAATCCGCTGTAGGCCTCCATGCCGTGTTCGCCGATATCCAGGCCTTTCATTTCTTCTTCGGCACTGACCCGCAGCCCCACCGTTTTCCGAAGGATCCAGAACAGCAGCAGCCCCAGACCAAACGCCCAGACAAAAGCCGCACCGGCACCGAGCAGCTGAACCCCCAGCTGACGGAGCCCCCCTCCATAGAAGAGACCGCCGTCAATCGCAAACAATCCATAAGCCACAGTACCCCAAAGACCGTTGACCGCATGGACACTGACGGCGCCGACCGGGTCATCAATTTTCAAAACCGCATCAAAAAACAGAACACTGAAGACCACCAACACACCCGCCGCCAGGCCGATGACAATCGCTCCGACCGGCGTGACTCCGTCACACGGAGCCGTAATCGCAACCAGGCCGGCCAGGGTTCCGTTCAACGCCATCGAAAGATCCGGTTTCTTCAGAACTATCCAGGACGTCAGCAGTGAGGACACCGCTCCGGCGGCCGCCGCCAAATTGGTTGTCACGGCAATATACCCCACCATTCCTCCGGCAACCGTCGTGCTGCCCGGGTTAAACCCAAACCAGCCGAACCAGAGGATAAACACACCCAGAGCTGCCAACGGGATATTGTGTCCGAGCAGGGCTTTCGGTTTGCCGTCCCGCCCGTATTTGCCCAGTCGAGGACCCAGAACAACAGCGCCGGCTAGGGCCAGCCAGCCGCCGATGGAATGAACGACGGTCGAGCCCGCAAAGTCATGAAATCCCAAATCCGCCAGCCAGCTCGTATTGTCCGTCAAAAGCAGATTGCCCCAGGCCCAGGAGCCGAAAACCGGATAAATCACCAGAGAAATCACGGCGCTGTAAATCAGATAGGAGATGAACTTGGTTCGTTCCGCCATGGCACCGGAAACAATCGTGGCGGCCGTCGCCGCAAACACCGTCTGGAAAATCAGGAATGTCCAGCTCCAGTCCTCTCCGGGCTCGATTCCGCTGAGGCCAAACATCGTCGTGCCGAACAGTCCGTTGGACCGTCCGAACATCAGACCGAAGCCGATCAGAAAGAACACGAGCGAGCCGACGGAAAAGTCCATCAGATTTTTCATCAGAATATTGACGGCGTTTTTCGCACGCGTGAAGCCCGTTTCCACCATCGCAAAGCCGGCCTGCATAAAGAAGACCAGAAAAGCAGCGATACAGGTCCAAATCACGTTCATATTGG
This is a stretch of genomic DNA from Anaerohalosphaeraceae bacterium. It encodes these proteins:
- a CDS encoding P-II family nitrogen regulator — its product is MKLIIAYIQPHKLEEVKKALVQAEVGKMSVTNSLGCGAQMGYQESYRGIKFEVNLLKKIRLEIAVNDNFVDRTVNAIISAARTGEIGDGKIFILDLAECIRIRTGEKGSAAIG
- a CDS encoding ammonium transporter, with translation MYSHREIRCRGWGLAVCLLLLSGIVSAGEAAAQEPSGIAEVKESLQTNMNVIWTCIAAFLVFFMQAGFAMVETGFTRAKNAVNILMKNLMDFSVGSLVFFLIGFGLMFGRSNGLFGTTMFGLSGIEPGEDWSWTFLIFQTVFAATAATIVSGAMAERTKFISYLIYSAVISLVIYPVFGSWAWGNLLLTDNTSWLADLGFHDFAGSTVVHSIGGWLALAGAVVLGPRLGKYGRDGKPKALLGHNIPLAALGVFILWFGWFGFNPGSTTVAGGMVGYIAVTTNLAAAAGAVSSLLTSWIVLKKPDLSMALNGTLAGLVAITAPCDGVTPVGAIVIGLAAGVLVVFSVLFFDAVLKIDDPVGAVSVHAVNGLWGTVAYGLFAIDGGLFYGGGLRQLGVQLLGAGAAFVWAFGLGLLLFWILRKTVGLRVSAEEEMKGLDIGEHGMEAYSGFQIFSTM